A single window of Flavobacterium sp. 140616W15 DNA harbors:
- a CDS encoding MATE family efflux transporter, translating to MNFSQYTKEFSYNLKLAYPIILGMVGHTLIGIVDNIMVGKLGSTELAAVSLGNSMIFIAMSLGIGFSTAITPIVAEGDAEKNDKKIRNAFHHGLFLCTILGLMLFGVVVLAKPIMELLKQPADVIALAKPYLDWVAFSLIPLIMYQGYKQFADGLSLTKYSMYAMVMANVLHVGINYLLIYGIWIFPKMGIVGAALGTVISRIFLVMFMHIMISRREELKHHFQNFSFSEIKKETIKKIISIGFPSAMQMLFEVVLFTASIWLCGNIGKTSQAANQIALSLASMTFMFAMGLSVTSMIRVSNQRGLNDFKNLIVVARSIFLLAIIIETVFAILFIAFHNYLPHIFLNMENGGQLLDNNEVIAIASKLLLIAAIFQISDGIQVVVLGALRGLQDVKIPMYITFVAYWIIGFPISYYLAEYTDMKAEGVWIGLLAGLTAAAIFLYIRFHYLTKKLINNSVSNS from the coding sequence GTGAACTTTTCTCAATACACAAAAGAATTTTCTTATAATCTAAAATTAGCTTATCCAATAATATTAGGAATGGTAGGACATACCCTTATAGGTATTGTCGATAATATAATGGTGGGAAAACTAGGAAGTACAGAGCTGGCTGCAGTTTCGTTAGGTAACAGCATGATTTTTATTGCAATGTCATTAGGAATTGGATTCTCAACTGCAATTACTCCTATAGTAGCCGAAGGCGATGCCGAGAAGAATGATAAAAAAATTCGCAACGCATTTCATCATGGATTATTTTTATGCACCATTTTAGGATTAATGCTTTTTGGAGTAGTTGTTTTAGCAAAGCCCATAATGGAATTACTGAAACAACCAGCAGATGTAATCGCACTTGCTAAACCTTATCTTGACTGGGTTGCTTTCTCATTGATTCCTTTAATTATGTATCAGGGATACAAGCAATTTGCAGATGGGCTTTCGCTTACTAAGTATTCGATGTATGCTATGGTTATGGCAAATGTCCTGCATGTAGGTATAAATTATTTGTTGATTTATGGTATCTGGATTTTTCCTAAAATGGGAATTGTTGGAGCAGCACTTGGAACAGTAATTTCAAGAATATTTTTGGTAATGTTTATGCACATTATGATATCTAGAAGAGAAGAATTAAAACATCATTTTCAGAATTTTAGTTTTTCAGAAATTAAAAAGGAAACCATTAAAAAAATTATAAGTATAGGATTTCCATCAGCGATGCAAATGCTTTTTGAAGTAGTATTGTTTACAGCATCAATTTGGCTTTGTGGTAATATTGGAAAAACGAGCCAGGCTGCCAATCAAATTGCTTTAAGTTTGGCTTCGATGACCTTTATGTTTGCTATGGGATTAAGCGTAACTTCAATGATTAGAGTTAGTAATCAAAGAGGATTAAACGATTTTAAAAACTTAATTGTAGTGGCACGTTCTATCTTTTTACTAGCTATTATAATCGAAACTGTTTTTGCTATTCTGTTTATAGCCTTCCATAATTACTTACCACATATCTTTTTGAATATGGAAAATGGAGGACAGCTTCTAGATAATAATGAAGTAATAGCTATTGCATCGAAATTACTCTTAATAGCAGCAATTTTTCAAATTTCAGATGGAATTCAGGTAGTTGTTCTAGGAGCTTTACGCGGATTACAAGATGTTAAAATACCGATGTATATTACATTTGTAGCCTATTGGATTATCGGTTTTCCTATTTCCTATTATTTAGCCGAATATACCGATATGAAAGCAGAAGGAGTTTGGATAGGTCTTTTGGCAGGATTAACTGCAGCGGCTATATTTTTGTATATTCGTTTTCATTACCTAACAAAAAAATTAATCAATAATTCAGTTTCAAATTCATAA
- a CDS encoding LTA synthase family protein yields the protein MKKFAFLKPIFNFIAIGLLITTLSRIFLFFIFKDRVVETPNFWYIFPIGLRMDLILLCYLSFLPALLVTLLPNNCIKFTNKFLVFYSFLFLFLILFVELATPDFVKQYDTRPNKIFLDYLIYPKEVVGMLLKSYLVSIIVTFIILGVVVYFAFKKGQKYFHTHPADYKLKLIVFPLVAFLLFFGARSSLTSKRPINASNAVFSTDQLTNTLGLNSFYTVAFAAYSIKNEGNTKMYGKMEEAEAIARVKKYMTVNPNDFTDPEIPFLHIQNPDTLLKRPYNLVIFLQESLGAEYVGILGGKPLTPEFDKLSKEGLLFTNLYCTGTRSVRGIEAVVTGFLPSPSESVVKLGNSQQGFFTLADALKQKGYETSFIYGGMANFDNMASFFNGNGFQDIVDQEDFDSDGHKYAFKGTWGYSDEDLVVKANNYFKAKGDKPFFSLMFSTSNHEPFEYPEGRIKPYDKKAATVNNAMKYADFSIGKFFEMAKKEPYFKNTIFIVIADHNTRTYGKNLVPINKFHIPALIMGPGVPKGKAYDKLASQIDIPPTLLSYIGAQFETPMIGRNLTKIGPDVKGRSIMQFNDINAFRVENKVVIMQPNLKPLQFEIKNDTTLIPVKLDEELAKDALAHVVTAGNLYKQNKYKLRKKK from the coding sequence ATGAAAAAATTCGCTTTTTTAAAACCGATTTTTAATTTTATAGCAATTGGATTGCTAATTACTACATTAAGTCGAATATTTTTATTTTTCATATTTAAGGATAGAGTAGTTGAAACTCCTAATTTCTGGTATATCTTTCCAATCGGGTTACGAATGGATTTGATATTGCTATGTTATTTGTCATTTCTTCCAGCACTTTTGGTTACTTTATTACCAAATAACTGCATCAAATTTACCAATAAGTTCTTGGTGTTTTATAGTTTCTTATTTCTTTTTCTGATTCTTTTTGTAGAATTGGCGACACCTGATTTTGTAAAACAATATGATACGCGTCCAAACAAGATATTCTTAGACTATTTAATATATCCTAAAGAAGTTGTAGGCATGCTTTTAAAAAGTTACTTGGTATCTATCATCGTTACTTTTATAATTTTAGGGGTTGTAGTATATTTTGCTTTTAAGAAAGGACAAAAATATTTTCATACCCATCCAGCAGATTATAAATTAAAATTAATTGTATTTCCATTAGTGGCTTTTCTGTTGTTCTTTGGAGCACGTTCAAGTCTTACATCTAAACGACCAATTAATGCAAGTAATGCGGTTTTCTCTACAGATCAGCTAACAAATACTTTAGGATTAAATTCATTTTATACAGTAGCTTTTGCAGCTTACTCTATTAAGAATGAAGGAAACACTAAGATGTATGGTAAAATGGAAGAAGCAGAAGCTATTGCTCGTGTAAAAAAGTACATGACAGTAAATCCTAATGATTTTACAGACCCAGAAATTCCATTTTTACACATTCAAAATCCAGATACACTTTTAAAGCGACCATATAACTTGGTTATATTTTTGCAAGAAAGTCTTGGGGCAGAGTATGTTGGGATTTTGGGAGGTAAGCCATTAACTCCTGAGTTTGATAAACTTTCAAAAGAAGGATTACTTTTTACAAATTTATATTGTACAGGAACGCGTAGTGTTCGAGGAATTGAAGCTGTAGTTACAGGATTTCTTCCTTCACCCTCAGAAAGTGTAGTAAAATTAGGGAACTCGCAACAAGGATTTTTTACTTTGGCAGATGCCTTAAAACAAAAAGGATATGAAACTAGTTTTATATATGGAGGAATGGCCAATTTTGATAATATGGCTTCTTTCTTTAACGGAAATGGATTTCAAGATATCGTAGATCAGGAAGATTTTGATAGCGATGGACATAAATATGCATTTAAAGGGACTTGGGGGTATTCTGATGAAGATTTAGTTGTAAAAGCAAATAATTATTTTAAAGCCAAAGGAGATAAACCATTTTTCTCATTAATGTTTTCAACTTCTAATCACGAACCATTCGAGTATCCTGAAGGTAGAATAAAACCATATGACAAAAAAGCTGCTACAGTTAATAACGCTATGAAATATGCCGATTTTTCGATTGGTAAATTCTTCGAAATGGCTAAAAAAGAACCTTACTTTAAGAATACTATTTTTATCGTAATTGCAGATCATAACACAAGAACATACGGAAAGAATTTAGTACCAATAAACAAATTTCATATTCCAGCCTTAATTATGGGGCCTGGAGTTCCTAAAGGGAAAGCATATGATAAATTGGCGAGCCAGATTGATATTCCTCCTACGTTACTAAGTTACATCGGAGCACAGTTTGAAACGCCAATGATAGGAAGAAATTTAACTAAAATAGGGCCAGATGTAAAAGGAAGGTCAATTATGCAGTTTAATGATATTAATGCTTTTAGAGTAGAGAACAAGGTTGTAATTATGCAACCAAATTTAAAGCCATTGCAATTCGAAATTAAAAATGATACAACCTTAATTCCTGTTAAGCTAGACGAAGAACTTGCAAAAGATGCTTTGGCACACGTAGTAACAGCTGGGAATTTATATAAACAAAATAAGTATAAGCTTAGAAAGAAAAAGTGA
- the meaB gene encoding methylmalonyl Co-A mutase-associated GTPase MeaB, whose amino-acid sequence MSAHKKQGSSLNEKPGISQPEITSGTSIEQIQRFRRIQPTAKELVSGILSGNITALSRAITLIESTNPDHLAKANEIINDCLPHANQSVRIGITGVPGVGKSTFIEAFGKQLTGLGKKLAVLAVDPSSSFSHGSILGDKTRMEELVKDKNAFIRPSASGDTLGGVARKTRETIILCEAAGFDTILIETVGVGQSETAVHSMVDFFLLLKIAGAGDELQGIKRGIMEMADAIAINKADGDNIKKARLAKTEFNRALHLFPAKKSGWQPTVTTCSAITHEGIPEVWQTILDYQEMAKDTLYFQEKRKEQNQFWMMETINEQLKTNFYNHPEIIAELDKNKKAVQNDEISPFAAATILLELFKKGTE is encoded by the coding sequence TTGTCAGCACATAAAAAACAAGGGAGCAGTTTAAATGAAAAACCTGGAATTTCACAACCTGAAATCACCAGTGGAACATCAATTGAGCAAATTCAGCGTTTTAGACGGATTCAACCTACTGCAAAAGAATTAGTTTCTGGTATTTTGTCAGGAAACATAACTGCATTAAGCAGAGCAATCACACTTATAGAAAGTACCAATCCCGACCATTTGGCCAAAGCAAATGAGATAATCAATGATTGCTTACCTCATGCCAATCAATCGGTTCGAATAGGAATTACAGGAGTGCCCGGTGTTGGAAAAAGTACATTTATTGAAGCCTTTGGCAAACAACTCACTGGATTAGGAAAGAAATTAGCAGTATTGGCAGTCGATCCAAGCAGTTCGTTCTCACACGGAAGTATTCTTGGTGACAAAACACGAATGGAAGAACTTGTTAAAGATAAAAATGCCTTTATCCGACCTAGTGCATCAGGTGATACTCTTGGTGGTGTTGCCCGAAAAACCAGAGAAACAATTATACTTTGTGAAGCTGCAGGATTTGATACCATACTAATTGAAACCGTAGGGGTTGGCCAAAGTGAAACGGCTGTTCATAGCATGGTCGATTTTTTCTTATTACTTAAAATTGCTGGTGCTGGCGATGAATTACAGGGTATTAAAAGAGGTATTATGGAAATGGCTGATGCTATTGCTATAAACAAAGCAGATGGTGATAACATAAAAAAAGCTAGACTTGCTAAAACTGAATTCAATAGAGCTTTGCATTTATTCCCTGCTAAAAAATCGGGATGGCAACCTACTGTAACAACTTGTAGCGCTATTACTCATGAAGGAATCCCTGAAGTTTGGCAAACTATCCTTGATTATCAAGAAATGGCAAAAGACACGCTTTATTTTCAAGAAAAAAGAAAAGAGCAGAATCAATTTTGGATGATGGAAACTATCAATGAGCAATTAAAAACAAACTTCTACAATCATCCTGAGATCATAGCTGAACTTGATAAAAACAAAAAAGCAGTGCAAAATGATGAAATTTCACCTTTTGCAGCTGCTACTATTTTGTTGGAATTGTTCAAAAAAGGGACAGAGTAA